The Sphaerospermopsis torques-reginae ITEP-024 genome has a window encoding:
- a CDS encoding cysteine desulfurase-like protein has protein sequence MESLDIKWIRSQFPALNQTINGKPAIFFDGPGGTQVPGAVLDNISDYLVRSNANAHGYFTTSARTDAVINSARAAIADFLGCDHDEVVFGANMTSLAFSVSRAIARELQPGDEILVTKLDHAANISPWFALEEKGVNVQFVDINISDCTLDLNDLETKINEKTKLVAVTYASNAVGTINDIAKIVKLAHSFGALVFVDAVHYAPHAPINVHHLDCDFLACSAYKFFAPHLGILYAKREHLTRFSPYKVRPASNEVPSRWETGTLNHEGLAGLVATINYLAKLGCHVSPTLDNELLESLIAADREGLTSFHCPRFLTSETQENHELTSAYHSRRAALLAAMTAIQQYERELSKKLISGLLKIPGIKVYGITEPEKFNWRTPTVSITIEGKTSAEIAKFLGEQGIFTWHGNFYAIELTEKLGVETSGGLLRIGLAHYNTVDEIGEFLQILKL, from the coding sequence CCCGCATTAAACCAAACCATTAACGGAAAACCGGCGATATTTTTTGATGGACCTGGGGGAACTCAAGTTCCCGGTGCAGTTTTGGATAATATCAGTGATTATTTAGTCAGGTCTAATGCTAACGCTCATGGTTATTTTACCACCAGTGCGCGAACAGATGCGGTAATTAATTCTGCCAGAGCAGCGATCGCTGATTTTTTAGGATGCGATCATGATGAAGTTGTATTTGGTGCAAATATGACTTCTCTCGCTTTTAGTGTCAGTCGTGCGATCGCTAGAGAATTACAACCAGGTGATGAAATTCTTGTCACTAAATTAGATCATGCAGCTAATATTTCTCCTTGGTTTGCTTTAGAAGAAAAAGGTGTAAATGTTCAATTTGTTGATATCAACATCTCAGATTGTACCCTAGATTTAAATGATTTAGAAACCAAAATTAATGAAAAAACAAAATTAGTTGCTGTCACCTATGCTTCTAATGCTGTGGGAACAATTAATGATATTGCAAAAATAGTCAAATTAGCCCATAGTTTTGGGGCTTTAGTTTTCGTTGATGCTGTGCATTATGCGCCCCATGCACCTATTAATGTCCATCATTTAGATTGTGATTTTCTCGCTTGTTCAGCTTATAAATTCTTTGCTCCCCATCTTGGTATTTTATACGCAAAAAGAGAACATTTAACCAGATTTTCTCCTTATAAAGTTAGACCTGCATCTAATGAAGTTCCATCAAGATGGGAAACAGGAACATTAAATCATGAAGGTTTAGCGGGATTAGTAGCAACAATTAATTATTTAGCAAAATTAGGTTGTCACGTTTCTCCAACTTTAGATAATGAATTACTGGAATCTTTAATAGCAGCAGATAGAGAAGGTTTAACTAGTTTTCATTGTCCCCGGTTTTTAACTTCGGAAACACAAGAAAACCATGAATTAACATCTGCTTATCATAGTCGTCGTGCAGCTTTATTAGCAGCAATGACAGCGATTCAACAATATGAAAGAGAGTTAAGTAAAAAATTGATTTCTGGGTTGTTAAAAATTCCTGGAATTAAGGTTTATGGAATTACAGAACCGGAAAAATTTAATTGGAGAACTCCCACAGTTTCAATCACAATTGAGGGGAAAACATCAGCAGAAATAGCGAAGTTTTTAGGAGAACAGGGAATATTTACTTGGCATGGAAATTTCTATGCTATTGAACTTACAGAAAAGTTAGGTGTAGAAACATCAGGAGGGTTAT